Proteins found in one Halanaerobiales bacterium genomic segment:
- a CDS encoding ABC transporter substrate-binding protein yields MKFYSKLSLFLTLVLVLVLAFSTVSFALELDRDKTLVVSGAMWGPPSTWNILIPNCTPGTGGLVYEPMFSYNPVKDEYTPWLAKSGEWVSDDEYVLNLRENINWHDGEEFNAEDVVFTYELAKENDVFYSPIWNWMESVKAEDNYTVRFTFSEPHYAEWNAELYERYIIPEHIWSEIPSDQLITNAMKDPVGTGPYTAKEAGQDRMVWERNDDWWGNDVFGQPTPKYLVDLVNQSNNIVMGMLMKGELDLSNNFIPGVQRVKKQFGLKTWYEEEPYMLSWNTALMYMNTTREPMDDTQFRRAMAFMVNKDNIVNKVYGGLVKPSNPTGLFGEGWESYLDEEVVEDYGFEYNPTKAKGLLIDAGYVDEDGDGWREMPNGDPLELKIMVPSGWTDWMSAVRSISADAEEIGIKITPDFPDSSLFDNRRFNKNFDMMIGVFQTTLSSTPFDYWNGVANSSIHGEQITNGNWGAYDNPELFKKIDQFNMIKDEEEKQELASEIQKTLLIDMPSVPLWHNGLWAQQTTQYWTNWPNENDPYGVPVSWGNAYQLGMIETLINIEPAK; encoded by the coding sequence GTGAAGTTTTATTCAAAATTATCTTTATTTTTAACTTTAGTGTTGGTATTGGTTTTGGCTTTTAGTACAGTTTCATTTGCCTTGGAATTAGATCGTGATAAGACATTGGTAGTTTCTGGTGCTATGTGGGGTCCTCCATCAACCTGGAATATTTTGATTCCTAACTGTACTCCTGGTACAGGAGGTTTGGTATATGAGCCTATGTTTTCATATAATCCTGTGAAAGATGAGTATACTCCCTGGTTAGCTAAAAGTGGAGAATGGGTATCAGATGACGAATATGTTCTTAATTTGAGAGAGAATATTAATTGGCATGATGGAGAAGAATTTAATGCTGAAGATGTTGTTTTCACATATGAATTGGCCAAAGAAAATGATGTTTTCTATTCTCCAATATGGAACTGGATGGAATCTGTAAAAGCTGAAGATAATTATACAGTAAGATTTACATTTAGTGAGCCGCATTATGCAGAATGGAATGCAGAATTGTATGAACGTTATATTATTCCAGAACATATCTGGAGTGAAATTCCTTCAGATCAATTAATTACTAATGCTATGAAAGATCCAGTTGGTACAGGTCCTTATACTGCTAAAGAAGCTGGTCAGGATAGAATGGTTTGGGAAAGAAATGATGATTGGTGGGGTAATGATGTATTTGGTCAGCCTACTCCTAAATATCTTGTTGATCTTGTAAATCAGAGTAATAATATTGTAATGGGAATGTTAATGAAGGGTGAGCTTGATTTAAGTAATAACTTTATTCCAGGAGTTCAAAGAGTTAAAAAACAATTTGGGTTAAAAACCTGGTATGAAGAAGAGCCTTATATGCTTTCCTGGAATACTGCTCTAATGTATATGAATACAACTCGAGAACCAATGGATGATACTCAATTTAGAAGAGCAATGGCTTTTATGGTTAATAAAGATAATATTGTAAATAAAGTTTATGGCGGTCTGGTAAAGCCATCTAATCCTACAGGATTATTTGGAGAAGGCTGGGAATCTTATCTTGATGAAGAAGTAGTAGAAGATTATGGTTTTGAATATAATCCTACAAAAGCTAAAGGTTTACTAATTGATGCAGGTTATGTTGATGAAGATGGTGATGGCTGGAGAGAAATGCCAAATGGAGATCCACTTGAATTGAAAATTATGGTTCCAAGTGGTTGGACTGACTGGATGTCAGCAGTTAGATCAATTTCAGCTGATGCTGAAGAAATTGGTATTAAGATTACTCCCGATTTCCCTGATAGTTCACTATTTGATAATAGACGTTTTAATAAAAACTTTGATATGATGATTGGGGTTTTCCAGACAACACTATCTTCTACTCCATTTGATTACTGGAATGGTGTTGCAAACAGTAGTATCCATGGTGAACAAATAACTAATGGTAATTGGGGAGCTTATGATAATCCTGAATTATTCAAAAAAATTGACCAGTTCAATATGATAAAAGATGAAGAAGAAAAGCAGGAACTAGCTTCTGAGATACAGAAAACATTATTAATAGATATGCCAAGTGTACCTCTATGGCATAATGGTTTATGGGCACAGCAAACAACTCAATACTGGACAAACTGGCCTAATGAAAATGATCCATATGGTGTTCCAGTTAGTTGGGGTAATGCCTATCAGTTAGGTATGATTGAAACTCTAATTAACATAGAACCAGCTAAGTAA
- a CDS encoding LacI family DNA-binding transcriptional regulator: MTTIKDIAIQANVSTATVSRVINDHPAVKDETREKIIKIIKENNYRPNTVARSLSTNRSNIIGVFFTDHFNSGLHHPFFREVIYGLEKNLGKKGYDILYFTNRQWGDEFSYLEKCQDRHVDGVVLMGVLKDDPNLPKLLESDIPVVFVDIDIKRENASYVMSNNISGAKKAVNYFKEMGHKKIGMIAGIKATKPTNDRFKGFEEALEELNIKYNSDWIFNGKYSEKGGYKAAKKILNLDDQPTAIFCQSDTMAIGAMRAIEDAGLEIPKDFSIIGFDDIEVSSYVKPALTTVKQNKKKMGESATQLLISMMGKSDKSSSPIILPVELIERESCKDIR; the protein is encoded by the coding sequence ATGACTACAATAAAAGATATTGCAATTCAGGCTAATGTTTCCACAGCAACAGTTTCTAGAGTAATTAATGACCATCCTGCTGTAAAAGATGAAACCAGAGAAAAAATAATCAAAATAATTAAAGAAAATAATTATAGACCGAATACTGTTGCCAGAAGTTTATCTACTAACAGATCAAATATAATAGGAGTATTTTTTACAGATCATTTCAATAGCGGCCTCCATCATCCATTTTTTAGAGAAGTAATTTATGGTCTGGAAAAGAATTTAGGTAAAAAAGGTTATGACATTCTCTATTTTACAAATAGGCAATGGGGTGATGAATTTAGTTACCTTGAAAAATGTCAGGATCGTCATGTTGATGGAGTAGTATTGATGGGAGTGTTAAAAGATGATCCTAACTTACCAAAATTATTAGAGTCAGATATACCTGTTGTATTTGTAGATATTGATATAAAGAGAGAAAATGCTTCTTATGTAATGTCTAATAATATTTCAGGGGCAAAAAAAGCTGTTAATTATTTTAAAGAAATGGGCCATAAAAAAATCGGAATGATTGCCGGAATTAAAGCAACTAAACCCACTAATGATAGATTTAAAGGATTTGAAGAAGCTCTTGAAGAATTGAATATAAAATATAATTCTGATTGGATATTTAATGGAAAATATTCTGAAAAGGGTGGTTACAAGGCTGCAAAAAAAATATTAAATTTAGATGATCAGCCAACAGCAATTTTTTGTCAGAGTGATACTATGGCTATCGGTGCAATGAGAGCAATTGAAGATGCAGGACTTGAAATACCAAAAGATTTTTCTATAATTGGTTTTGATGATATAGAAGTTAGCAGTTATGTTAAACCAGCTTTAACAACAGTTAAACAGAATAAAAAGAAAATGGGGGAATCTGCTACTCAATTATTGATAAGTATGATGGGGAAATCTGATAAAAGTAGTTCTCCAATTATTTTACCTGTTGAATTAATCGAAAGAGAATCATGTAAAGACATAAGATGA